Proteins from one Prevotella sp. E2-28 genomic window:
- a CDS encoding aspartate kinase, with protein sequence MKVMKFGGTSVGTPQRMKEVTALVTKSGEPVFVVLSAMSGTTNSLVEISDYLYKKNPDGANEVINALEQKYLRHLPELYSTEEYQTLTRDFLHEEFDYLRSFTKELFTSFEEKNIVAQGEMMSTNMVVNYMKEQGIKAVLLNALDFMRTDKNAEPDPVYIKEKLAALMEQNEGAQVYITQGFICRNAYGEIDNLQRGGSDYTASLVGAALNAEEIQIWTDIDGMHNNDPRVVDKTQPVHQLHFEEAAELAYFGAKILHPTCVQPAKYAGIPVRLLNTMDPDAEGTTISNSTEYGKIKAVAAKDNITAIKIKSSRMLLATGFLRKVFEIFESYQTPIDMVCTSEVGVSMSIDNSANLGGIMDELKKYGTVTVDTNMCIICVVGDLDWSNIGFETKVMEAMKDIPVRMISYGGSNYNISFLIREEDKKRALQSLSDHLFN encoded by the coding sequence ATGAAGGTAATGAAATTCGGCGGTACCTCAGTTGGTACGCCACAGAGAATGAAAGAGGTGACTGCCTTGGTCACCAAGTCAGGCGAGCCTGTATTCGTGGTCCTTTCCGCTATGTCAGGCACAACCAATTCACTTGTTGAGATTTCCGACTATCTTTATAAGAAGAATCCTGACGGAGCCAACGAGGTTATCAATGCCTTGGAGCAGAAATACCTGCGTCACCTGCCCGAGCTCTACTCTACAGAGGAGTATCAGACGCTGACCCGTGATTTCCTTCATGAGGAGTTTGACTATCTGCGTTCGTTCACCAAGGAGCTGTTCACTTCTTTCGAGGAGAAGAACATCGTGGCTCAGGGCGAGATGATGTCAACAAACATGGTTGTGAACTACATGAAGGAGCAGGGTATCAAGGCCGTGCTGCTTAATGCACTCGACTTCATGCGTACTGACAAGAATGCAGAGCCCGATCCTGTTTATATCAAGGAGAAGCTGGCTGCGCTGATGGAGCAGAACGAAGGTGCACAGGTGTATATCACTCAGGGCTTCATCTGTCGTAACGCCTATGGCGAGATTGACAATCTGCAGCGTGGTGGCTCTGACTATACCGCTTCTCTTGTTGGTGCTGCCCTGAATGCTGAGGAGATTCAGATCTGGACGGATATTGACGGTATGCACAACAACGACCCACGTGTTGTTGACAAGACGCAGCCCGTTCATCAGTTGCATTTCGAAGAGGCTGCCGAGTTGGCTTACTTCGGAGCCAAGATCCTCCACCCCACTTGCGTGCAGCCTGCTAAGTATGCTGGCATTCCTGTACGCCTGTTGAACACCATGGATCCTGACGCCGAGGGAACTACCATTTCTAATTCTACTGAGTATGGTAAGATTAAGGCCGTAGCTGCAAAGGATAATATCACAGCTATCAAGATTAAGTCTTCACGTATGCTCTTGGCTACAGGTTTCCTGCGTAAGGTATTCGAAATCTTCGAGAGCTATCAGACGCCTATCGATATGGTTTGTACCTCAGAGGTTGGTGTGTCAATGAGTATCGACAACTCAGCTAACCTTGGTGGTATCATGGACGAGTTGAAGAAGTATGGCACCGTCACTGTTGATACTAACATGTGTATCATCTGTGTTGTAGGTGACCTGGATTGGTCGAACATTGGTTTCGAGACCAAGGTCATGGAAGCCATGAAGGATATTCCTGTCCGAATGATTTCCTATGGCGGTAGTAACTACAACATTTCTTTCCTCATTCGTGAAGAAGATAAGAAACGTGCCCTTCAAAGTCTGAGCGACCATCTCTTCAACTAA
- the lysA gene encoding diaminopimelate decarboxylase: MKGQFPIEKFQSLRTPFYYYDMDLLRATLASINQEAGKHEGFIVHYAVKANANMQVLRCIKQAGLGVDCVSGGEIEAALKAGFPADKIVYAGVGKSDWEIILGLKSGIHCFNVESIPELEVINELAAQHDTIAQVAFRINPDVGAHTHANITTGLAENKFGIAMRDMESVIELAQSMKNIRFIGLHFHIGSQILDMADFQALCNRINDLQNQLEAHRIVVKSINVGGGLGIDYQHPNRVPIPDFKAYFDTYATKLKLRPGQKLHFELGRAVVAQMGTLLARTLYIKEGAKKKFCIVDAGMTDLIRPALYQAYHKIENISSEEPMEAYDVVGPICESSDVFAKQIDLNKTKRGDFIAIRSAGAYGEIMASQYNCRQLPKGYTSDEL, translated from the coding sequence ATGAAAGGCCAATTTCCCATAGAAAAGTTTCAGTCTCTGAGAACACCCTTCTACTATTACGATATGGACCTGCTTCGTGCCACGCTGGCCTCTATTAATCAGGAGGCTGGTAAGCACGAGGGCTTTATCGTACATTATGCAGTAAAAGCCAATGCCAATATGCAGGTTCTGCGTTGTATCAAGCAGGCCGGACTTGGTGTTGACTGCGTAAGTGGTGGCGAGATTGAAGCAGCTTTAAAGGCAGGATTCCCTGCAGACAAGATTGTATATGCTGGCGTTGGAAAAAGCGATTGGGAAATCATCCTCGGACTCAAGTCTGGTATTCATTGCTTTAATGTGGAAAGCATTCCAGAGTTAGAAGTTATCAACGAGTTGGCTGCCCAACATGACACGATTGCCCAAGTCGCCTTCCGTATTAACCCCGATGTAGGCGCTCATACACATGCTAACATCACCACGGGCCTTGCTGAGAATAAGTTCGGCATTGCCATGCGTGATATGGAGTCAGTTATTGAGCTTGCCCAGTCCATGAAGAATATCCGTTTCATTGGGCTTCACTTCCATATCGGTTCTCAAATCCTTGATATGGCCGACTTCCAAGCCCTCTGTAATCGTATCAACGACTTGCAGAATCAGTTGGAGGCTCACCGTATCGTCGTGAAGAGCATCAATGTGGGTGGCGGACTTGGTATTGACTACCAGCACCCTAACCGTGTGCCCATTCCTGATTTCAAGGCTTACTTTGATACTTATGCTACCAAGTTGAAGCTGCGTCCAGGTCAGAAACTTCACTTCGAATTGGGACGTGCTGTCGTTGCCCAGATGGGTACTCTTCTCGCGCGTACCTTATATATAAAAGAAGGCGCCAAGAAAAAGTTCTGTATTGTTGATGCCGGAATGACCGACCTTATCCGTCCTGCACTCTATCAGGCATACCATAAGATTGAGAATATCTCAAGCGAGGAACCCATGGAAGCTTACGACGTAGTAGGCCCCATTTGTGAATCCAGCGATGTGTTTGCCAAACAGATAGATTTGAACAAGACGAAAAGAGGTGATTTCATCGCCATCCGTTCTGCGGGTGCCTATGGTGAAATCATGGCGTCGCAATATAATTGTCGCCAGTTACCTAAGGGCTATACCAGTGATGAGTTATGA
- a CDS encoding fructose-1,6-bisphosphatase — MNTDLRYLHLLSNTYPTVADAASEIINLEAIQNLPKGTEHFLADIHGEHEAFIHILKNASGNIKRKVGEIFGNTIRESEKKELCTLIYYPEQKLEIIKAEEEDLGDWYRITIHQLVRVCRDVSSKYTRSKVRKNLPEEFSYIIEELLHERTDDQDKAAYVAVIVDTVISTGRADDFIIAICNVIQRLIIDQLHILGDIYDRGPGAHIILDTLRQYHSWDIQWGNHDILWMGAAAGNDACICNVLRLSLRYANLATLEEGYGINMVPLATFALEVYGDDPCEEFIPKQLKEDGKLDEKTRQLIAKMHKAIAVIQFKTEAMIFKRRPEWHMEDRNLIEHIDFDKHTCTVDGVEYAMKSCSFPTISRDNPAAMTPEEVDLMKKLHHSFRVSEKLRKHIRTILSHGCMYTICNQNLLFHASIPLNDDGTLKNVEILGQKYAGKELMSYIGQLVRAAFQNDTPADLKQYAKDYFLYLWCGIDSPLFDKSKMATFERYFLTDKTTYHEEKGNYFKLRNSEDVCDRILDAFGVTGANRHIINGHVPVHASNGENPIKAGGRLMVIDGGFSEAYHKETGIAGYTLVYHSRGFQLVQHEPFTSAQDSILRGTDIKSTTQIVEMSAHRMLVADTDKGVELRSQIAELKDLLYAYRHGIIKEKRN, encoded by the coding sequence ATGAATACAGACTTACGTTACCTTCATCTGCTGTCAAACACATACCCTACTGTTGCCGATGCTGCCAGTGAAATCATCAACTTAGAAGCTATTCAGAACCTCCCCAAGGGAACGGAACATTTCCTTGCCGATATCCACGGCGAGCATGAAGCCTTCATCCATATTCTGAAGAATGCATCAGGTAATATTAAGCGTAAGGTTGGCGAAATCTTTGGTAACACGATTCGTGAGAGCGAGAAAAAAGAGCTTTGCACCCTGATTTATTATCCAGAGCAGAAACTCGAAATCATCAAGGCCGAGGAAGAAGACCTGGGCGACTGGTATCGCATCACTATTCATCAGTTGGTACGTGTCTGTCGTGACGTGTCGAGCAAGTACACCCGTTCTAAGGTCCGTAAGAACCTGCCCGAGGAGTTTTCGTATATCATCGAGGAACTGCTTCATGAGCGTACTGACGATCAGGACAAGGCAGCTTACGTAGCCGTTATCGTGGACACCGTGATTTCTACGGGTCGTGCCGACGATTTCATCATAGCCATCTGTAATGTCATTCAGCGATTAATTATCGACCAGCTGCATATCCTTGGCGATATCTACGACCGTGGTCCTGGTGCCCATATCATCCTTGACACCCTGCGCCAGTATCATTCCTGGGATATCCAGTGGGGCAATCATGATATCCTCTGGATGGGTGCCGCAGCGGGCAATGATGCCTGTATCTGTAACGTGCTGCGTCTCAGTCTTCGTTATGCCAACCTTGCCACGTTGGAAGAAGGCTATGGCATCAACATGGTACCCTTGGCCACCTTTGCCCTTGAGGTCTATGGTGATGATCCCTGTGAGGAGTTTATCCCCAAGCAACTGAAGGAAGACGGCAAGCTCGACGAAAAGACCCGCCAGCTCATTGCCAAGATGCACAAGGCCATCGCCGTTATCCAGTTTAAGACTGAGGCCATGATCTTCAAGCGCCGCCCCGAATGGCACATGGAAGACCGTAACCTCATTGAGCATATCGACTTCGACAAGCATACCTGCACTGTTGACGGTGTGGAATATGCGATGAAATCGTGCTCTTTCCCCACTATCTCAAGAGATAATCCTGCGGCCATGACACCTGAAGAGGTTGATTTGATGAAGAAACTGCATCACTCCTTCCGCGTGTCTGAGAAGCTCCGCAAGCATATCCGCACCATTCTGAGTCACGGCTGCATGTACACTATCTGTAACCAAAACCTCCTGTTCCATGCTTCCATCCCCCTCAACGACGATGGAACCTTGAAAAATGTAGAGATTCTTGGTCAGAAGTATGCAGGCAAGGAACTCATGTCCTATATCGGCCAACTGGTGCGTGCCGCTTTCCAGAACGACACCCCTGCTGATTTGAAGCAATATGCCAAGGATTATTTCCTTTATCTGTGGTGTGGCATCGACTCTCCCCTGTTCGATAAGTCCAAGATGGCCACTTTCGAACGCTATTTCCTCACCGACAAAACCACCTACCACGAAGAAAAGGGTAATTATTTCAAGTTGCGTAATTCCGAAGACGTGTGCGACCGTATCTTAGATGCCTTTGGCGTAACGGGCGCTAATCGTCATATCATCAATGGTCACGTACCCGTTCATGCCTCTAATGGCGAGAACCCCATCAAGGCAGGTGGCCGACTCATGGTGATTGATGGCGGTTTCTCTGAGGCCTACCATAAAGAGACAGGTATTGCTGGTTACACCCTCGTCTATCATAGTCGTGGATTCCAGTTGGTACAGCACGAGCCGTTCACCAGTGCCCAGGACTCCATTCTGCGAGGCACAGACATTAAGTCAACCACACAGATTGTTGAAATGTCAGCCCATAGAATGCTGGTAGCCGATACAGATAAAGGTGTTGAGTTGCGCAGCCAGATTGCAGAGCTGAAAGACCTGCTCTATGCCTATCGTCACGGTATCATCAAGGAGAAGCGCAATTAG
- a CDS encoding ZIP family metal transporter, translating to MTTTLIIGLLIPLLGTMFGSAFVFFMRDEMSARLQKSLLGFASGVMVAASVWSLLIPAMEMETDSGRWAVMPAAIGFLLGMGFLLMIDELTPHLHIGTDKPEGMRSHLSKTAMLALAVTIHNLPEGMAVGVVFAGADSGTTNISLASAVAVSLGIAIQNVPEGAIISMPMRAAGNSRWKSFLLGSLSGAVEPVGAGAVLLLASLLTPVLPYMLAFAAGAMFYVVVEELIPEASSGQHSNLSTIGFAIGFVLMMVLDVVMG from the coding sequence ATGACAACAACATTAATCATAGGATTGCTGATTCCGCTGCTGGGCACGATGTTCGGCTCTGCGTTTGTATTCTTTATGCGAGACGAGATGTCGGCTCGGCTACAGAAGTCGCTACTGGGCTTTGCATCGGGCGTGATGGTGGCGGCATCCGTATGGTCACTGTTGATTCCGGCTATGGAGATGGAAACAGATAGCGGCAGATGGGCTGTGATGCCTGCTGCTATAGGTTTCCTCTTAGGCATGGGCTTCCTGCTGATGATTGACGAACTGACGCCGCACCTGCATATCGGTACTGACAAGCCCGAGGGTATGCGCTCACATCTGTCGAAGACGGCGATGCTGGCTCTTGCCGTGACCATTCACAACCTGCCTGAAGGTATGGCCGTGGGCGTGGTGTTTGCTGGAGCCGACAGTGGCACAACGAACATCTCACTGGCCAGTGCCGTAGCCGTATCGCTGGGTATTGCTATTCAGAACGTACCCGAGGGTGCTATCATCTCCATGCCGATGCGAGCAGCGGGCAATTCGCGTTGGAAGTCGTTCTTACTAGGTTCGCTGAGTGGCGCCGTGGAACCCGTAGGAGCTGGGGCCGTGTTGCTATTGGCATCACTGCTCACGCCTGTACTCCCTTATATGCTGGCCTTTGCCGCAGGCGCCATGTTCTACGTAGTGGTAGAGGAACTGATACCAGAAGCCTCCAGCGGACAGCACTCGAACCTGAGCACCATCGGCTTTGCCATTGGCTTTGTGCTGATGATGGTGCTTGACGTGGTGATGGGATAG